One genomic window of Setaria italica plastid, complete genome includes the following:
- the rps7 gene encoding ribosomal protein S7 translates to MSRRGTAEKRTAKSDPIFRNRLVNMVVNRIMKDGKKSLAYQILYRAVKKIQQKTETNPLLVLRQAIRRVTPNIGVKTRRNKKGSTRKVPIEIGSKQGRALAIRWLLEASQKRPGRNMAFKLSSELVDAAKGSGGAIRKKEATHRMAEANRALAHFR, encoded by the coding sequence ATGTCACGTCGAGGTACTGCAGAAAAAAGAACCGCAAAATCCGATCCAATTTTTCGTAATCGATTAGTTAACATGGTGGTTAACCGTATTATGAAAGACGGAAAAAAATCATTGGCTTATCAAATTCTCTATCGAGCCGTGAAAAAGATTCAACAAAAGACAGAAACAAATCCACTATTGGTTTTACGTCAAGCAATACGTAGAGTAACTCCCAATATAGGAGTAAAAACAAGACGTAATAAAAAAGGATCGACGCGGAAAGTTCCGATTGAAATAGGATCTAAACAAGGAAGAGCACTTGCCATTCGTTGGTTATTAGAAGCATCCCAAAAGCGTCCGGGTCGAAATATGGCTTTCAAATTAAGTTCCGAATTAGTAGATGCTGCCAAAGGGAGTGGGGGTGCCATACGCAAAAAGGAAGCGACTCATAGAATGGCAGAGGCAAATAGAGCTCTTGCGCATTTTCGTTAA